A window of Phycisphaerales bacterium contains these coding sequences:
- a CDS encoding DUF1559 domain-containing protein, producing the protein MSVNQRASGALAFTLIELLVVISIIALLIALLLPALSRARSAARQAGCLSNLGQIMTATAMYLDEHDDVMPILVPRGHALLDNYSHGGRYTTRSESAWSHLYYPYERPLNRYVHPDRPRGDAGIARQEFLDPARFNFPIFQCPDDLGYNYTQAYLEPEPTSGTSAYHLVGTSYAFNGTWYPFHAFFYNDVADSMTWPDGVRAFSRVRLQIASQFVSYVDEPGNFHAVFRKQPSTTHHGTSSAYSMSFLDGHAGVIDYDGDPFNPMRYLLFPEQQKDNDN; encoded by the coding sequence TTGTCAGTCAATCAACGCGCCAGCGGTGCCCTGGCCTTCACACTCATCGAACTGCTCGTCGTCATTTCCATCATCGCCCTGCTCATTGCGCTACTGCTGCCGGCGCTCTCCCGGGCCCGCTCGGCGGCGCGGCAGGCGGGCTGCCTGAGCAACCTCGGCCAGATCATGACCGCTACGGCCATGTATCTCGACGAGCACGACGACGTCATGCCCATCCTCGTGCCGCGCGGCCACGCGCTGCTCGACAACTACAGCCACGGCGGCCGCTACACCACACGCAGCGAGAGCGCCTGGAGCCACCTCTACTACCCCTATGAGCGGCCGCTCAACCGCTACGTGCACCCCGACCGGCCGCGAGGCGACGCAGGCATCGCGCGCCAGGAATTCCTCGACCCCGCCCGATTCAACTTCCCGATCTTCCAGTGTCCGGATGATCTCGGCTACAACTACACGCAAGCCTACCTCGAGCCCGAACCGACTTCTGGAACCAGCGCCTATCACCTCGTCGGCACGTCCTATGCCTTCAACGGCACGTGGTATCCCTTCCACGCGTTCTTCTACAACGACGTGGCGGATTCGATGACCTGGCCCGACGGCGTGCGCGCCTTCAGCAGAGTCCGGCTGCAGATTGCTTCGCAGTTCGTGTCCTACGTCGATGAGCCGGGCAATTTCCACGCCGTGTTCCGCAAGCAGCCCAGCACGACGCACCACGGCACGAGCAGCGCCTACTCGATGTCCTTCCTCGATGGCCACGCCGGCGTCATCGACTACGACGGCGACCCGTTCAACCCGATGCGCTACCTGCTCTTCCCCGAGCAGCAGAAGGACAACGACAACTGA